In the Terriglobales bacterium genome, one interval contains:
- a CDS encoding xanthine dehydrogenase family protein molybdopterin-binding subunit, with protein MERGHSMVSYEWPDAQHRSEIGKRELRVDGPDKVSGRAKYTFDANPPGLLFSKVVTAPYAHCRVKSIDTSAAEKMPGVKAIEIMQEPGKEIHWAGDQVVAVAATSEEAARDALRAIKVEYEVLPHFVDDFTEPGNVEADTSPLTQDDVIGMFSNQVPEPEMIAAIKSRGITFQPGPFVDQAAKQGAPKPVLDALQSAQVKPAENQPKSPYKLQNARVQGDPDKAFADPEIVISEGLYGASVITHCCLESHGVVAMWTDPEHLDVQVSTQNVSGIPAQLATLMQMPAANIHMHQQNVGGGFGSKFAPDAWSKAAAQLSKKADGKPVKLMLERAEELEVAGARPSAFSRVRVAVKKEGTIVGWDSKSWGTGGPGGGGMPPIPYVFTKIPNVRTQHTAISTNAGPSRAWRAPNHPQAAAITMCALDDAAARIGMDPYDFWMKNLDLTARADVYRQELEKADELMRWKQRWHARGDKSAGPLKRGMGLSIHTWGGRGHASDCDLAIYPDGSVDIKMGTQDLGTGTRTAILMVAGETLGLPIEAIKLNIGDTNYPKSGGSGGSTTIGGVSSSTRRAAVDAVNELFANVAPVLNAKPEDLEAKQGTIRVAADPKRSLTWKQACAKIGAVAITAHGHNDSTPAKNKPDLTNSGVGGVQMADVTVDTDTGIVRVNKMVAVQDCGLIVSLTTAESQCYGALIMGIAYSLYEEKIMDPTTGRMLNPNMEFYRLAGIGDIGELVVHMMTGPGYDERGVIGLGEPPVISPGAALSNAVANAIGVRVAPLPLTPNRVLAALGAQKGGA; from the coding sequence ATGGAAAGGGGGCATAGCATGGTGAGCTACGAGTGGCCTGACGCGCAACATCGAAGCGAGATCGGTAAGCGGGAATTGCGAGTGGATGGTCCCGATAAAGTTTCCGGCCGGGCTAAATACACCTTTGATGCGAATCCCCCCGGTCTGCTGTTCAGCAAAGTAGTGACCGCACCATACGCCCATTGCCGGGTCAAGAGTATTGATACCAGTGCGGCGGAGAAGATGCCGGGTGTGAAGGCGATCGAAATCATGCAGGAGCCCGGGAAAGAGATTCATTGGGCCGGGGATCAGGTCGTGGCAGTGGCTGCTACGAGTGAAGAGGCGGCTCGCGATGCGTTGCGCGCCATCAAGGTGGAATACGAAGTACTGCCTCACTTCGTGGACGATTTCACCGAACCGGGCAACGTGGAGGCGGATACCAGTCCGCTGACGCAGGATGATGTGATTGGGATGTTCAGCAATCAGGTTCCCGAACCGGAGATGATCGCTGCCATCAAGTCGCGCGGAATCACGTTTCAGCCGGGTCCGTTTGTGGATCAGGCTGCAAAGCAAGGGGCTCCCAAGCCTGTACTGGACGCGCTGCAGAGCGCTCAAGTCAAGCCTGCCGAAAATCAGCCCAAGTCGCCGTACAAACTACAGAACGCCAGGGTGCAGGGTGATCCGGACAAGGCTTTTGCCGATCCGGAAATCGTGATTTCAGAAGGATTGTATGGAGCGTCGGTGATCACGCATTGCTGCCTGGAATCGCATGGAGTGGTGGCGATGTGGACCGATCCTGAGCACCTGGATGTGCAGGTTTCGACCCAGAACGTGTCGGGCATCCCTGCACAATTGGCCACTCTCATGCAGATGCCGGCTGCGAATATACACATGCATCAGCAGAATGTGGGTGGCGGGTTTGGCAGCAAGTTCGCGCCCGATGCATGGTCAAAAGCTGCAGCGCAATTGTCGAAGAAGGCGGATGGTAAACCGGTGAAGCTGATGCTGGAGCGTGCGGAAGAACTGGAAGTGGCCGGCGCCAGACCTTCTGCGTTTTCCAGAGTTCGCGTCGCCGTCAAGAAGGAAGGCACGATTGTGGGTTGGGATTCAAAGTCATGGGGCACGGGAGGGCCAGGCGGGGGTGGAATGCCACCGATTCCGTATGTTTTTACGAAGATTCCAAATGTGCGCACGCAGCACACCGCCATCTCCACCAATGCCGGCCCCTCACGAGCCTGGCGGGCGCCCAATCACCCACAGGCGGCGGCGATCACCATGTGTGCGCTGGATGATGCGGCGGCGCGGATCGGCATGGATCCTTACGATTTCTGGATGAAGAACCTGGATTTGACAGCCCGCGCCGATGTCTACCGCCAGGAGCTCGAAAAAGCGGATGAGCTGATGCGGTGGAAGCAGCGCTGGCACGCACGAGGGGACAAGTCGGCAGGGCCGCTGAAGCGCGGCATGGGGCTTTCCATTCATACCTGGGGAGGCCGCGGGCACGCCAGCGATTGCGATCTCGCGATCTATCCCGATGGGTCAGTCGATATCAAGATGGGAACACAGGACCTGGGCACAGGCACGCGAACTGCAATCCTGATGGTGGCGGGAGAAACCCTGGGGCTGCCGATCGAGGCCATCAAATTGAATATCGGAGATACGAATTATCCCAAGTCGGGCGGCTCGGGAGGGAGCACGACGATCGGGGGAGTTAGCTCCTCCACACGGCGCGCTGCCGTGGATGCGGTGAACGAGTTGTTCGCCAACGTTGCCCCCGTGCTGAATGCGAAACCCGAGGACCTGGAAGCGAAGCAAGGAACGATCCGGGTAGCAGCAGATCCGAAGCGAAGCCTGACCTGGAAACAAGCTTGCGCCAAGATTGGCGCGGTAGCGATCACGGCGCACGGTCACAATGATTCAACGCCGGCAAAAAACAAACCTGACCTCACGAACAGCGGAGTGGGCGGCGTACAGATGGCCGACGTCACCGTGGATACCGACACCGGCATCGTACGGGTGAACAAAATGGTGGCGGTGCAGGACTGCGGATTGATCGTCAGCCTAACGACGGCGGAGAGCCAATGCTATGGAGCGCTGATCATGGGGATCGCGTATTCGCTGTATGAAGAGAAAATCATGGATCCCACGACGGGCAGGATGCTGAATCCAAATATGGAGTTTTACCGGCTGGCGGGGATCGGAGATATTGGGGAACTGGTGGTCCACATGATGACCGGCCCGGGATATGACGAACGAGGAGTGATCGGGCTGGGAGAGCCACCGGTGATCTCGCCGGGGGCAGCACTATCGAATGCCGTAGCTAATGCGATCGGGGTGAGAGTAGCGCCGCTGCCGCTGACGCCAAATCGCGTGCTAGCGGCTCTGGGAGCCCAGAAAGGAGGAGCCTGA
- a CDS encoding (2Fe-2S)-binding protein — protein MKREEESKVKEEPSASSGVSRRDFLKISGISVAVPMVVGPTVVEVDGAEVPVYGPGTTPVSLMVNGKKLTAELEPRVTLLDALRNNFDLTGAKKVCDRAECGSCTVLMNGKPVYACSILAIDAQGQKIETIESLAQGQTLHPIQQAFVDNDGQQCGFCTPGFVMASKALLAKYPNPTPEQMLKELAGNFCRCGTYAGIRAAIAEMAHGKGA, from the coding sequence ATGAAACGCGAGGAAGAGTCGAAAGTCAAAGAAGAGCCTTCCGCGTCTTCCGGAGTATCGAGACGCGACTTCCTGAAAATTTCAGGGATTTCCGTGGCAGTTCCCATGGTAGTGGGGCCGACGGTCGTCGAGGTGGACGGCGCTGAGGTTCCAGTGTATGGCCCGGGGACGACTCCGGTTTCGCTGATGGTAAATGGAAAGAAACTTACGGCAGAGTTGGAGCCGCGGGTAACGCTGCTTGACGCGCTGCGGAATAACTTCGATCTGACTGGAGCTAAAAAGGTCTGCGATCGCGCCGAGTGCGGGTCCTGCACCGTGCTGATGAACGGGAAACCAGTATATGCGTGTTCCATTCTTGCCATCGATGCGCAAGGACAGAAGATCGAAACCATAGAGAGCCTGGCGCAGGGCCAGACATTGCATCCGATCCAGCAGGCATTCGTTGACAACGATGGGCAGCAGTGCGGGTTCTGCACCCCGGGATTCGTGATGGCCAGCAAAGCCTTGCTGGCCAAATATCCGAATCCGACGCCGGAACAGATGCTCAAAGAACTGGCCGGCAACTTCTGCCGTTGTGGGACGTACGCGGGGATTCGCGCCGCCATTGCTGAGATGGCGCATGGAAAGGGGGCATAG
- a CDS encoding efflux RND transporter periplasmic adaptor subunit — protein MTFPKSYVVIGGVLFVIIVGLIIGAIRPYRHALGAQPAASPDVEVVQVHQEDVPIYGEWIGTLDGLVNADVRAEVTGYLLKQEYQEGSFVKQGQLLFQIDPRPFQAALDQAEGQLSQAKATLANAEAVQGKTELDVKRYTPLAKMEAIPQQDLDNAVQANLAARATIETAKAQIKTAEAAVETAKINLGFTRLVAPIDGIAGQALLQVGALVTPASGVVTSVSTVDPIKVYFTVSEPRYLAWRRRFPTETSRLAADRKLRLQLILADGSTYPFDGSFYFADRQVNESTGAIRIAGLFPNPNEVLRPGGYAKVRAVIDMQHDALLVPQRAVSELQGGYQVAVVDSDNKVTVRTVSVGNRVGNQWIIASGLSPGEKVVAEGVQKVRTGIRVSPKPFAVEAKQ, from the coding sequence ATGACCTTCCCCAAAAGCTACGTTGTGATCGGCGGAGTGCTTTTCGTAATCATTGTGGGACTGATCATTGGAGCGATTCGTCCCTACAGGCATGCCTTGGGAGCACAACCGGCCGCTTCGCCGGATGTCGAGGTAGTCCAGGTTCACCAGGAGGATGTTCCGATTTATGGGGAATGGATCGGCACTCTTGACGGCTTGGTGAATGCCGACGTCAGGGCGGAAGTTACAGGGTACCTGCTGAAGCAGGAGTATCAGGAAGGCTCCTTCGTCAAGCAAGGCCAGCTTCTCTTCCAAATTGATCCGCGACCTTTTCAGGCAGCGCTGGATCAGGCCGAGGGACAACTCTCACAGGCTAAGGCCACGCTGGCAAATGCCGAAGCAGTACAAGGCAAAACCGAGCTCGATGTAAAGCGCTACACGCCATTGGCAAAGATGGAAGCCATCCCCCAGCAGGATCTCGATAACGCTGTGCAGGCCAATCTCGCGGCGAGAGCGACCATAGAAACGGCCAAAGCTCAGATCAAGACGGCGGAGGCCGCGGTCGAAACCGCGAAAATTAATCTTGGTTTCACTCGCCTGGTTGCGCCCATTGACGGCATTGCCGGCCAGGCCCTGTTACAAGTCGGTGCTCTGGTAACCCCCGCCAGCGGCGTAGTCACCTCTGTCTCTACCGTGGACCCGATCAAAGTTTATTTCACCGTCAGCGAGCCCCGGTATTTAGCATGGCGGAGGCGATTTCCGACAGAAACCAGCCGCCTGGCAGCTGACAGAAAGCTACGTTTGCAATTGATCCTGGCGGACGGCTCTACCTATCCATTCGATGGGAGCTTTTACTTTGCAGATCGCCAGGTAAATGAGAGCACGGGTGCAATTCGCATTGCCGGGTTGTTCCCCAATCCCAACGAAGTTCTGCGGCCCGGCGGCTACGCGAAAGTGCGCGCGGTGATCGACATGCAGCATGATGCTCTGCTCGTTCCGCAACGCGCTGTGTCAGAGCTCCAAGGCGGATACCAGGTTGCGGTTGTAGACAGCGATAACAAGGTCACGGTTCGAACCGTCAGCGTTGGCAACCGCGTTGGGAATCAATGGATTATTGCCAGCGGTCTAAGTCCCGGAGAAAAAGTCGTCGCTGAGGGAGTTCAGAAGGTGCGGACAGGTATTCGCGTGAGTCCCAAGCCATTTGCGGTGGAAGCCAAACAGTAA
- a CDS encoding multidrug efflux RND transporter permease subunit, producing the protein MSKFFINRPIVAMVISIVMVLVGSLTILTLPVAQFPNIVPPEIQVLATYVGADAQTLEQAVATPIEQQMNGVDNMNYMYSLNATGNSTTSLIVDFDVRTDPNTDFILTQSRETQAASQLPVDVNNYGVTVRKSVTAPLMWIALYSPRGAYDAGFLANYAYINLTDPILRSPGIGNVQVFGSGQYAMRLWVKPDTLAKLGLTVPEIVSAIQTQNTVNPAGKVGGEPAPKGQEFTTTVLAQGRLISPEEFGRIVLRETPDGGIVRVRDVARIELGSQDYSVQGRFNGKPGAIIAVYQLPGSNAVDAAAGVKKLMAQMKQRFPEDMDFAISLDTTLSVTEGIKEIVTTLVIALVLVILVVYLFLQSWRSTLIPLLAVPVSLVGTFVFFPLFGFSVNTLSLFGLVLAIGLVVDDAIVVVEGVERHIEEGMTPKDAALKAMEELSGPVVGIALVLSAVFVPTAFIPGITGRLYQQFAVTIAIAVILSAFNALTLSPALAALLLRRREESHGSLRRFFNWFNRVFERANERYVRWSGVLLKKTVVIVVLLIVSCVAAGFFGSRVPSSFLPDEDQGYAYVNLQLPNGASLERTSKAAAQIENILANTPGVRYTTTVVGFSLLSFVRTSYNAFFVLTLKPWGERTTRAEQFQAIKAHLTQELSKLPMGIAFSFSPPAIPGVGTAGGFTFILEDRSGGDIQFLTKNVNTFLAAARKRPEIGSINTTFLPSVPQDFVDVDRDKVLKQGVNLSDVYRTIQAFMGGYFINYFNRFGRQWQVYIEAESDDRATAENVGRFYVRNNKGENVPLSTLTTINPRLGPEFTMRFNEYRCAQINGGAAPGFSADQATAALEDVFKQTMPREMGFDYSGISFQEQKARQGVPPAAIFGLSLLFVFLILAALYESWTLPFSVLLSTPVAVFGAFAILWLRRVLMGIFLPPYMVQIETDIYSQIGLVMLIGLAAKNAILIVEFAKDQYESGKPLDAAALEGARLRLRPILMTSFAFILGCVPLWTATGAGSVARQIMGTTVIGGMIAASGIGIFFVPGIFYMVEKWSGAPKEAESGALPATPSPAPGD; encoded by the coding sequence ATGTCGAAGTTCTTCATCAATCGCCCCATCGTCGCTATGGTGATCTCCATCGTCATGGTGCTGGTCGGTTCACTCACCATACTGACTTTGCCGGTCGCGCAATTTCCCAATATCGTTCCGCCTGAAATTCAGGTGCTGGCTACTTATGTCGGCGCGGACGCGCAGACTCTGGAGCAAGCGGTTGCCACCCCCATCGAGCAGCAAATGAACGGGGTGGACAACATGAATTACATGTATTCCCTGAACGCGACCGGTAACTCCACCACCAGCCTGATTGTGGATTTTGATGTAAGAACCGATCCCAACACCGACTTTATTCTCACCCAATCGCGGGAAACTCAGGCCGCTTCTCAGCTTCCGGTAGACGTCAACAATTATGGAGTCACCGTTCGAAAATCGGTGACGGCGCCGCTGATGTGGATTGCTCTTTACTCTCCACGTGGAGCCTATGATGCCGGGTTTCTCGCCAACTACGCATACATTAACCTCACCGATCCCATCCTGCGCTCGCCGGGCATCGGCAACGTTCAGGTATTCGGCTCTGGGCAATACGCCATGCGGCTTTGGGTCAAACCTGACACGCTGGCAAAACTCGGCCTTACCGTCCCGGAGATTGTCAGCGCCATTCAGACGCAAAATACCGTGAATCCAGCCGGCAAAGTGGGCGGTGAACCCGCTCCCAAGGGTCAGGAATTTACCACCACCGTTCTCGCGCAGGGCAGACTCATTTCGCCGGAGGAGTTCGGCAGGATCGTCCTTCGCGAGACTCCCGATGGTGGAATCGTAAGGGTCCGCGATGTGGCCCGCATCGAACTGGGCTCGCAGGACTACAGCGTTCAAGGCCGCTTCAATGGGAAACCTGGCGCCATCATAGCGGTCTACCAGTTGCCCGGATCGAATGCGGTCGATGCGGCTGCCGGCGTCAAGAAGCTGATGGCGCAAATGAAGCAGCGCTTCCCCGAGGACATGGACTTCGCCATTTCCCTGGACACAACTCTTTCCGTGACGGAAGGAATCAAGGAAATTGTTACCACCCTGGTGATTGCACTGGTCCTCGTAATTTTGGTCGTCTATCTATTCCTTCAAAGCTGGCGTTCTACCCTGATTCCGCTCCTCGCGGTGCCTGTTTCACTCGTAGGGACGTTCGTATTCTTCCCGCTGTTCGGTTTTTCCGTCAACACACTCTCTCTTTTTGGTTTGGTGCTGGCGATTGGTCTCGTGGTGGACGATGCCATTGTCGTCGTCGAGGGTGTGGAGCGGCACATCGAGGAGGGGATGACTCCAAAGGATGCGGCCCTTAAAGCAATGGAGGAGCTCTCGGGCCCTGTCGTGGGAATCGCCCTGGTTCTCTCCGCTGTATTCGTGCCCACCGCCTTCATTCCCGGAATTACCGGCAGGCTCTATCAGCAATTCGCCGTCACCATCGCCATCGCGGTCATTCTTTCTGCCTTCAACGCGCTTACCCTCAGCCCGGCGTTGGCCGCGCTTCTGCTTCGCCGGCGCGAAGAGAGCCATGGATCGCTGCGGAGATTCTTCAATTGGTTCAACCGTGTTTTCGAGCGAGCCAACGAACGCTATGTTCGTTGGAGTGGCGTCCTGCTCAAGAAAACTGTCGTCATCGTTGTATTGCTGATCGTGTCTTGCGTCGCAGCCGGATTCTTTGGTAGTCGTGTGCCATCGAGCTTCCTGCCCGATGAAGATCAAGGCTATGCCTATGTCAACCTGCAACTGCCCAACGGGGCTTCCTTGGAGCGAACCTCGAAGGCCGCGGCGCAAATAGAAAACATCCTCGCCAACACGCCTGGGGTCAGGTACACGACCACAGTCGTAGGCTTCAGCCTGCTCAGTTTTGTTCGTACCAGCTACAACGCTTTCTTTGTGCTGACCCTGAAGCCGTGGGGCGAGCGCACGACCAGAGCGGAACAGTTTCAAGCGATCAAGGCGCATCTCACTCAGGAGCTGAGCAAGCTCCCAATGGGAATCGCTTTCAGTTTCTCTCCGCCCGCCATTCCGGGCGTCGGCACCGCAGGAGGATTCACATTCATCCTCGAGGACCGCTCGGGAGGTGATATTCAGTTCCTCACCAAGAACGTAAATACTTTTCTAGCGGCGGCGCGGAAGCGGCCTGAGATCGGCAGCATCAACACGACTTTCCTGCCCAGCGTTCCCCAGGACTTCGTCGACGTGGACCGCGACAAGGTTTTGAAACAAGGTGTCAATCTCAGCGATGTCTACCGCACGATCCAGGCCTTTATGGGAGGCTATTTCATCAACTACTTCAACCGCTTTGGCCGCCAGTGGCAGGTGTACATCGAAGCGGAAAGTGACGACCGCGCCACCGCGGAGAACGTAGGTCGATTCTACGTGCGCAACAATAAGGGCGAAAACGTCCCGCTTTCGACACTCACCACGATCAACCCGCGTCTCGGTCCGGAATTTACTATGCGTTTCAACGAGTACCGCTGCGCACAAATCAACGGCGGCGCTGCGCCCGGCTTCAGCGCCGACCAGGCGACCGCAGCTCTTGAGGACGTTTTCAAACAAACGATGCCGCGCGAGATGGGCTTCGACTACTCCGGGATTTCGTTTCAGGAACAGAAAGCTCGCCAGGGGGTTCCACCGGCAGCGATTTTTGGGCTGTCGCTGCTGTTTGTCTTCCTGATTCTTGCCGCTCTCTACGAAAGCTGGACGTTGCCCTTCAGCGTACTGCTTAGCACGCCTGTAGCCGTCTTTGGTGCTTTTGCCATCCTGTGGTTGCGCCGCGTGCTGATGGGCATTTTTCTGCCGCCATACATGGTGCAGATCGAAACTGACATCTACTCGCAGATCGGTCTGGTCATGCTGATCGGCCTGGCGGCCAAAAACGCGATTTTGATCGTTGAGTTCGCCAAGGATCAGTACGAGTCCGGAAAACCCTTGGACGCAGCCGCGCTGGAAGGAGCCCGACTGCGGTTGCGGCCGATCTTAATGACCTCCTTCGCGTTTATTCTCGGCTGCGTTCCCCTCTGGACAGCCACTGGCGCCGGCTCTGTGGCCCGCCAGATCATGGGAACCACCGTGATCGGAGGAATGATCGCTGCCAGCGGCATAGGAATCTTCTTCGTGCCGGGAATCTTTTATATGGTCGAGAAGTGGTCTGGCGCCCCCAAGGAGGCTGAGTCCGGAGCCTTGCCAGCTACGCCTTCACCAGCGCCCGGAGACTGA
- a CDS encoding neutral zinc metallopeptidase → MRWTPGGRSQNIEDRRTAGSAGIGLGGGGLRLGIGGVIVLAILSIVFKRDFFSLVGSSPGGIAPASATSSNPALDAREEPLVQFVSFVLDDAQNTWKQILPANGAQYRDAKLVLFRDAVNSACGFAQSATGPFYCPADQKVYIDLGFYNELKNRFGASGDFAQAYVLAHEIGHHVQNLLGIDAKVRQVQRANPGAANQLSVRLELQADCLAGVWGHSTARRNILEQGDLEKALNAAAAIGDDRLQRMGTGRVSPESFTHGSSQQRMQWFQTGFNSGTLSACNTFAQ, encoded by the coding sequence ATGCGCTGGACACCGGGTGGACGAAGCCAAAATATCGAAGACCGCCGCACTGCCGGTTCAGCAGGAATTGGTTTGGGTGGAGGCGGGCTGCGCCTGGGCATCGGAGGCGTGATTGTCCTGGCCATTCTCAGCATCGTCTTCAAGCGCGACTTCTTTTCGCTGGTGGGAAGTTCACCTGGCGGTATAGCGCCCGCTTCTGCCACCTCTTCCAACCCCGCGCTGGACGCCCGTGAGGAACCCTTGGTGCAATTCGTCTCCTTTGTCCTGGATGATGCCCAGAATACCTGGAAGCAGATCCTGCCGGCCAACGGCGCCCAGTATCGTGATGCCAAGCTCGTGCTGTTCCGTGATGCTGTGAATTCGGCCTGCGGGTTTGCACAGTCTGCTACCGGTCCGTTTTATTGTCCGGCTGACCAGAAGGTGTACATCGACCTGGGCTTCTACAATGAGCTGAAAAATCGCTTTGGTGCTTCGGGAGACTTCGCGCAAGCCTATGTCCTGGCTCACGAGATCGGACATCATGTGCAAAACCTGCTGGGAATCGACGCCAAAGTGCGGCAGGTGCAGCGTGCCAATCCTGGCGCGGCAAATCAACTCTCCGTGCGTCTCGAGTTGCAGGCGGATTGCCTCGCGGGGGTATGGGGCCATTCCACCGCACGCCGCAACATCCTTGAGCAGGGCGATCTCGAGAAAGCTCTCAATGCCGCGGCCGCGATTGGCGATGACCGCTTACAACGCATGGGCACCGGCCGCGTCAGTCCGGAATCTTTCACACACGGCAGCTCGCAGCAACGCATGCAGTGGTTTCAGACCGGCTTTAACAGTGGAACTCTATCTGCGTGCAATACCTTCGCCCAGTAA